A single region of the Triticum dicoccoides isolate Atlit2015 ecotype Zavitan chromosome 2B, WEW_v2.0, whole genome shotgun sequence genome encodes:
- the LOC119363834 gene encoding uncharacterized oxidoreductase At1g06690, chloroplastic-like, translated as MASLQVGAGRGVGCCFGPLDGRRQERRAMAALRPPRAGAGAKVAEEDKVRLGESSVAVSKLGIGAWSWGDTTYWNDSEWDDRRLKEAKAAFDASIDNGMTFFDTAEVYGTALMGAVNSESLLGDFIRERQQKGAVDVTVATKFAALPWRFGRGSVLSALKKSLERLGLPSVELYQLHWPGLWGNEGYLDGLADAYEQGLVKAVGVSNYNEKRLRDAHGRLKKRGVPLAVNQVNYSLIYRTPEENGVKAACDELGVTLIAYSPIAQGVLSGKYTPENPPTGPRGNTYTPEFLTKLQPLMNRIKEIGVSYGKNPTQVSLNWLTCQGNVVPIPGAKNAGQAMEFAGALGWSLTFDEVEELRTLAREIKGIKMPIEES; from the exons ATGGCTTCGCTGCAGGTCGGCGCCGGCCGCGGCGTGGGTTGCTGCTTCGGCCCGCTGGACGGCCGGCGGCAGGAGAGGAGAGCGATGGCGGCGCTGCGACCGCCGAGGGCGGGTGCGGGGGCGAAGGTGGCGGAGGAGGACAAGGTGAGGCTGGGCGAGTCCAGCGTGGCGGTGAGCAAGCTCGGCATCGGTGCATGGTCGTGGGGTGACACCACCTACTGGAACGACTCCGAGTGGGACG ACAGGAGACTGAAGGAGGCTAAAGCAGCATTCGACGCCAGCATCGACAACGGAATGACTTTCTTTGACACCGCCGAAGTATACGGCACAGCG CTCATGGGAGCAGTGAATTCAGAAAGCCTACTGGGAGA TTTCATCAGGGAGAGGCAGCAGAAGGGGGCGGTGGATGTGACCGTGGCCACCAAGTTTGCGGCGCTACCCTGGAGGTTCGGACGTGGCAGCGTCCTCTCCGCGCTCAAGAAGTCGCTGGAGCGCCTCGGCCTCCCCTCCGTCGAGCTCTACCAGCTCCACTG GCCAGGGCTATGGGGAAACGAAG GGTACCTTGATGGCCTGGCGGACGCGTACGAGCAAGGTCTCGTCAAGGCCGTCGGAGTCTCCAACTACAATG AGAAACGCCTCCGGGACGCACACGGGCGGCTCAAGAAGAGGGGCGTCCCGCTGGCCGTCAACCAGGTGAACTACAGCCTCATCTACAGGACGCCTGAGGAGAACGGCGTCAAGGCCGCCTGCGACGAGCTCGGCGTCACGCTCATCGCCTATTCCCCCATCGCCCAAG GTGTTCTGTCAGGGAAATACACTCCGGAGAATCCACCTACGGGTCCTCGGGGTAATACCTACACTCCCGAGTTCCTCACCAAG CTCCAACCACTGATGAACAGGATCAAAGAGATTGGAGTAAGCTATGGCAAGAACCCAACACAG GTGTCTCTCAACTGGCTGACCTGCCAGGGCAACGTGGTGCCCATCCCGGGGGCCAAGAACGCCGGCCAGGCAATGGAGTTCGCCGGTGCACTCGGGTGGAGCCTCACCTTCGACGAGGTCGAGGAGCTGCGGACCCTCGCGCGCGAGATCAAGGGAATCAAGATGCCCATCGAGGAGTCATGA